A region from the Nitrososphaerota archaeon genome encodes:
- a CDS encoding radical SAM protein: protein MNGKCRLIEQGFEPGSCLTFYNGKKDLACRITLKWENNIPYRLIHSYAHKAPECYLSIYQSGCNWNCLKCHSWRFTKYASGEWMSPKDIAKIALNYAEINKDNMYKEPREHATSWHASELCRACGSCIIIGKRSKYCPKKLEIEKITLLDDLTWGPARNIISFTGGDLACQPEWYIESTKEIKSLNKDLWVLFETNGYGLTPKNLDLFKDAGIDAFWLDIKAYDNEIHRKLTGVSNKWILKLPEEIKDRGFVLEVASLYIPGWVETDQIKKIAELLAQVDSNIPFTILAFFPEYKLIDISPPNFQQMIEAYYAAKDSGLKNIKLGNFGLFAKTEKDYETLNKIKCL from the coding sequence ATGAATGGAAAATGTCGTTTAATTGAGCAGGGATTCGAGCCAGGAAGTTGTTTAACTTTTTATAATGGAAAGAAAGATTTAGCTTGTAGAATTACACTTAAATGGGAAAATAATATTCCTTATAGATTAATTCATTCTTATGCTCATAAAGCACCTGAATGCTATTTATCGATTTATCAATCAGGTTGTAATTGGAATTGTTTAAAATGTCATTCTTGGCGTTTTACAAAATATGCTTCAGGAGAATGGATGTCCCCAAAAGATATAGCAAAAATTGCTTTAAATTATGCTGAAATAAACAAGGATAATATGTATAAAGAGCCTAGAGAGCATGCAACAAGTTGGCATGCTTCTGAGCTTTGTCGTGCATGTGGCTCTTGTATTATAATAGGAAAAAGGTCTAAATATTGCCCAAAAAAGCTAGAAATTGAAAAAATAACTTTGCTTGATGATTTAACATGGGGTCCTGCTAGAAATATAATATCTTTTACGGGTGGAGATCTAGCTTGTCAACCGGAATGGTATATAGAATCTACGAAAGAAATTAAAAGCTTAAATAAAGATTTATGGGTTTTATTTGAAACAAATGGTTATGGCCTTACACCAAAAAATTTAGATTTATTTAAAGATGCTGGAATAGATGCTTTTTGGCTCGATATTAAGGCTTATGATAATGAAATTCATAGGAAATTAACAGGAGTTTCAAATAAATGGATTTTAAAACTACCAGAAGAAATTAAAGATAGAGGTTTTGTTTTAGAAGTTGCATCTTTATATATTCCTGGATGGGTGGAAACAGATCAAATTAAAAAAATTGCAGAATTATTAGCTCAAGTTGATTCAAACATACCTTTTACTATTTTGGCATTTTTCCCAGAATATAAGTTAATTGATATTTCTCCACCAAATTTTCAGCAAATGATTGAAGCTTATTATGCTGCAAAGGATTCTGGATTAAAAAATATTAAGCTAGGTAATTTTGGATTATTCGCAAAAACGGAAAAAGATTATGAAACTTTAAATAAAATTAAATGTCTTTAA
- a CDS encoding DUF362 domain-containing protein codes for MSGKVVVLDEESKDKWVKIKRNGTHWLNGFYISKIFLNADKVIQTCCLKTHRFGGHFTMSLKNSIGIIAKRIPKGLYNYMVELHTSPFQRLMIAEVNKFYKVDLVIMDAIEAFSSGGPERGELIKPNLLLASKDRVAIDAVGIAILRSYGSTKEVMKGRIFELEQIKRAAEISIGVKSASDIKIIPLNSESIEIANKLENILKEQG; via the coding sequence ATTTCTGGCAAAGTTGTAGTATTAGATGAAGAAAGTAAAGATAAATGGGTAAAAATTAAGAGAAATGGGACTCATTGGCTGAATGGTTTCTATATTTCAAAAATATTTCTTAATGCTGATAAAGTTATTCAAACATGTTGTCTTAAAACTCATAGATTTGGAGGGCATTTTACAATGTCTTTAAAGAATTCTATAGGAATAATAGCAAAACGAATTCCTAAAGGTTTATATAATTATATGGTAGAATTACATACATCCCCATTTCAAAGGCTTATGATAGCTGAAGTAAATAAATTCTATAAAGTTGATTTAGTAATTATGGATGCTATAGAAGCTTTTTCAAGTGGAGGTCCTGAACGTGGAGAGTTGATTAAACCTAACCTTCTTTTAGCAAGTAAAGACAGAGTTGCTATAGATGCTGTAGGAATAGCAATTCTTAGAAGTTATGGATCAACAAAAGAAGTTATGAAAGGAAGAATTTTTGAACTGGAACAAATAAAAAGAGCGGCAGAGATAAGTATAGGTGTTAAATCTGCTTCAGATATAAAAATAATTCCTTTAAATAGTGAAAGCATAGAAATTGCGAATAAATTAGAGAATATACTTAAAGAGCAAGGATAA
- the carB gene encoding carbamoyl-phosphate synthase (glutamine-hydrolyzing) large subunit — protein sequence MPKFEWIKKVLILSSGPIKIGEAAEFDYSGSQCLKALREENIETILINPNIATIQTDPRLAGKVYLLPVTPEYVEEVIKREKPDGILLSFGGQTALNCGVQLARSGILEKYDVKVLGTPIKAIEETEDRELFRQAMIKAGIPIPKSNSAKSVKEAIEIANSIGYPVIVRVAYTLGGKGSGVAYNKKELEKIVNRALAQSMISQVLIEEYLEHWKEIEYEVMRDYENNCITVCNMENFDPMGIHTGDSIVVAPSQTLTNREYHLLRSASIKVIQSLGIVGECNIQWALHPKSEEYRAIEVNARMSRSSALASKATGYPLAYIAAKLAIGYLLPELINKVTGVTTACFEPALDYIIVKIPRWDLRKFRNVDPHLGPQMKSIGEVMAIGRSFEEALQKAIRMLDIGKDGLVSKNDEEEYKSIKEIKNALKNPTDKRIFEIVKAIKSGISIKEIYRLTGIDPWFLYKIKNIIKMEKKLKKLNIKNKNAIEIIKEAKRLGFSDKQIADYIGKKEEEIRLFRKKNSIIPFVKQIDTLAAEWPAVTNYLYLTYHGEEDDISFDSKKKKIIVLGAGVFRIGSSVEFDWSCVNTVWSLKKHGIDEVIVINYNPETVSTDYDISDKLYFEELTLERILDIYEKEKPEGVIISVGGQIPNNLALKLSNSNVKILGTSSESIDLAEDRSKFSMLLDKLGIPQPKWNKFTRIKDIEKFAEEVGYPVLIRPSYVLSGSAMRVAYNKKELREYLKLATEVSPEHPVVISKFIEGAKEVEVDGVSDGEDTLIGAIIEHVEKAGIHSGDAVLCIPPQTLDSKVIKIIEDYSSLIAKALKIKGPFNIQYIVKNDNVLVIECNLRASRSMPYVSKTIGINLIDLSTAIILGKKIKEIGITQPPPLKHVSVKVPSFSFMRLSGADPILGVEMLSTGEAACLGENFADAFLKALQSVDFNIPKPGDAILITVGGEKMKKKIIPIARKLRDIGFKIYATQHTAETLEKAGLNPIIVLHKVKERKKPNILDYLLERKINLVINIPVINFENNYSDILKDEYTIRRLSVEFNIPILTTIELAAALVKVLKYNENGKITIRSLNEYMDSLPFKHW from the coding sequence ATGCCAAAGTTTGAATGGATAAAAAAAGTTTTAATCCTTAGTAGTGGCCCTATAAAAATTGGTGAAGCAGCTGAATTTGATTATTCTGGGAGTCAATGTCTTAAAGCTTTAAGAGAAGAAAATATTGAAACAATTCTCATTAATCCAAATATAGCAACAATTCAAACAGATCCTCGTTTAGCTGGGAAAGTTTATCTTTTACCTGTAACACCAGAGTATGTTGAAGAAGTAATAAAAAGAGAGAAACCTGATGGAATACTCCTTAGTTTTGGTGGTCAGACAGCTTTAAATTGTGGGGTACAGCTAGCGAGATCTGGCATACTTGAAAAATATGATGTAAAAGTTTTAGGAACACCAATAAAAGCGATAGAAGAAACAGAAGATAGAGAATTGTTTAGACAAGCAATGATTAAAGCTGGAATTCCAATTCCTAAAAGTAATTCCGCAAAAAGTGTTAAAGAAGCTATTGAAATTGCAAACTCTATAGGTTATCCAGTTATTGTTAGAGTAGCATATACTTTAGGTGGAAAAGGTTCAGGTGTAGCTTATAATAAAAAAGAATTAGAGAAAATAGTTAATAGAGCTTTAGCACAAAGTATGATTTCTCAAGTTTTAATCGAAGAGTATCTTGAACATTGGAAAGAGATCGAATATGAAGTAATGAGAGATTATGAAAATAATTGTATAACTGTATGCAATATGGAAAATTTTGATCCTATGGGAATTCACACTGGTGATTCTATAGTTGTAGCTCCATCTCAAACTTTAACAAATAGAGAATATCATTTACTTCGTTCAGCTTCAATAAAAGTTATTCAAAGCCTTGGTATAGTAGGAGAATGTAATATTCAATGGGCTCTTCATCCAAAATCTGAAGAATATCGTGCTATAGAAGTTAATGCTAGAATGTCAAGAAGTTCAGCTCTTGCAAGTAAAGCAACAGGATATCCTTTAGCATATATAGCTGCTAAATTAGCAATTGGTTATTTATTACCAGAGTTAATAAATAAAGTTACTGGAGTTACAACTGCTTGCTTTGAACCAGCTTTAGATTATATTATTGTTAAAATTCCTAGATGGGATTTAAGAAAGTTTAGAAATGTTGATCCACATTTAGGTCCTCAAATGAAGTCTATTGGAGAAGTTATGGCAATTGGAAGAAGCTTTGAAGAAGCTCTTCAAAAAGCTATAAGAATGTTAGATATAGGAAAAGATGGATTAGTATCAAAAAATGATGAAGAAGAATATAAATCAATTAAAGAAATTAAAAATGCTTTAAAAAATCCAACAGATAAAAGAATTTTCGAAATAGTTAAAGCAATAAAGAGTGGTATTTCAATTAAAGAGATTTATCGATTAACTGGTATTGATCCTTGGTTTTTATATAAAATTAAAAATATCATTAAAATGGAGAAAAAATTAAAGAAATTAAATATTAAAAATAAGAATGCAATAGAAATTATCAAAGAAGCTAAACGTTTAGGTTTTTCAGATAAACAAATTGCAGATTATATTGGTAAAAAAGAAGAAGAAATAAGATTATTTAGAAAAAAGAATAGTATAATTCCTTTTGTTAAACAAATAGATACTCTTGCTGCTGAATGGCCAGCTGTTACAAACTATCTTTATCTAACTTATCATGGAGAAGAAGATGATATATCTTTCGATTCAAAAAAGAAGAAGATTATTGTTTTAGGTGCAGGAGTATTTAGAATAGGGTCAAGTGTAGAATTTGATTGGAGTTGTGTAAATACTGTATGGTCACTTAAAAAACATGGAATTGACGAAGTTATAGTAATTAATTACAATCCTGAAACAGTTTCAACAGATTATGATATTTCAGATAAATTATACTTTGAAGAATTAACACTAGAAAGGATTCTTGATATATATGAAAAAGAAAAACCTGAAGGCGTGATTATAAGTGTAGGAGGGCAAATTCCAAATAATTTAGCTTTAAAATTATCAAATTCTAATGTAAAAATACTTGGCACATCTAGTGAGAGTATAGATTTAGCTGAGGATAGATCAAAGTTTAGTATGCTTCTTGATAAATTAGGAATTCCTCAACCAAAATGGAATAAATTTACAAGAATAAAAGATATTGAAAAATTTGCTGAAGAAGTTGGGTATCCAGTACTTATACGTCCAAGCTATGTTTTATCTGGTTCTGCAATGAGAGTAGCCTATAATAAAAAAGAGCTTAGAGAATACTTAAAATTAGCAACTGAAGTTTCACCTGAACATCCTGTTGTAATATCAAAATTTATTGAAGGTGCAAAAGAAGTTGAAGTTGATGGGGTTTCAGATGGTGAAGATACTTTGATAGGTGCTATAATAGAACATGTTGAAAAAGCTGGAATTCATAGTGGTGATGCTGTATTGTGTATACCTCCCCAAACACTTGATAGTAAAGTTATAAAAATAATCGAAGATTATTCAAGCCTTATTGCTAAAGCTCTTAAAATTAAAGGACCATTTAATATTCAATATATTGTAAAAAATGACAATGTATTAGTTATTGAATGCAATCTCAGAGCTTCTAGATCAATGCCATATGTAAGTAAAACTATAGGGATTAATTTAATAGATTTATCTACAGCGATAATATTAGGTAAAAAAATTAAAGAAATTGGAATAACTCAACCTCCTCCTTTAAAGCATGTTAGTGTTAAAGTTCCAAGCTTTAGCTTTATGAGACTTAGTGGTGCTGACCCAATTCTTGGAGTTGAAATGTTAAGCACTGGTGAAGCTGCTTGCTTAGGTGAAAATTTTGCAGATGCATTTTTAAAAGCACTTCAATCTGTTGATTTCAATATTCCAAAGCCTGGGGACGCAATTCTTATTACTGTTGGAGGAGAAAAAATGAAAAAGAAAATTATTCCTATAGCTAGGAAATTGAGAGATATAGGGTTTAAAATTTACGCAACTCAACATACAGCTGAAACTTTAGAAAAAGCTGGATTAAATCCTATAATAGTTCTTCATAAAGTTAAAGAGAGAAAGAAACCAAATATTCTTGATTATCTTCTTGAAAGAAAGATTAATTTAGTAATTAATATACCCGTTATCAATTTTGAAAATAATTATAGCGATATTTTAAAAGATGAATACACGATAAGAAGGCTTTCTGTTGAATTTAATATTCCAATATTAACAACGATTGAATTAGCAGCAGCTCTTGTAAAAGTATTAAAATATAATGAAAATGGTAAAATTACTATAAGGTCATTAAATGAATATATGGATAGCCTTCCATTTAAACATTGGTGA
- a CDS encoding DUF362 domain-containing protein yields the protein MFKNMEVFLIKTNDRKFGIKKLFEQFNLKDYYGKTIALKANFNSADPFPASTHIDTLENIVKILKEIEVKNIVLAERSGMGKTREVLEEMNVFNLSKKLGFKVII from the coding sequence ATGTTTAAAAATATGGAAGTTTTCTTAATAAAAACTAATGATAGAAAATTTGGAATAAAAAAACTTTTTGAGCAATTTAACTTAAAAGATTATTATGGAAAAACAATTGCCTTAAAAGCAAACTTTAATAGTGCTGATCCATTTCCAGCATCAACTCATATTGATACTCTTGAAAATATTGTAAAAATACTAAAAGAAATTGAAGTAAAAAATATAGTATTAGCCGAAAGAAGTGGGATGGGAAAAACTAGAGAGGTTCTAGAAGAAATGAATGTATTTAATCTTTCAAAGAAATTAGGTTTTAAAGTTATAATATAA
- a CDS encoding prepilin peptidase, protein MIMFNYLRKILSLTMLLICSYEDIKTREINDKIWIIFSPIGILITFIEFFFKFIDFSYLIFYILSIIIATIISIIIYYSKFVGGADSKALITLSFLDPINLNKNIIHPFNSIIVLTNSCIISLIIPFSIFIYNLYRILNKEKIFEGFENEKIYRKIFALFIGYKTKNIKKRFATSIEKKINNKKKFVFSLLENEIEFVSDKDIWVTPSISLIVFILFGYIISIIYGDILKIFIPI, encoded by the coding sequence ATGATTATGTTTAATTATTTAAGAAAAATATTATCTTTAACAATGCTATTAATATGTTCTTATGAAGATATAAAAACAAGAGAAATAAATGATAAAATTTGGATAATATTTTCTCCAATTGGAATATTGATTACATTTATAGAATTCTTTTTTAAATTCATAGATTTTTCTTATTTAATATTTTATATTTTATCAATTATTATTGCAACAATTATTTCAATAATAATTTATTATTCAAAATTTGTAGGAGGAGCAGATTCAAAAGCATTAATTACATTATCTTTTTTAGATCCAATAAATTTAAATAAGAATATAATTCATCCATTTAATTCAATAATTGTTTTAACAAATAGTTGTATAATTTCTTTAATAATTCCATTTTCTATTTTCATTTATAATTTATATAGAATTTTAAATAAAGAAAAAATATTTGAAGGATTTGAAAATGAAAAAATATATAGAAAAATATTTGCATTATTTATTGGATATAAAACTAAGAATATTAAAAAAAGATTTGCAACTTCAATTGAAAAGAAAATTAATAATAAAAAGAAATTTGTTTTTTCTTTATTAGAAAATGAAATAGAATTTGTTTCAGATAAAGATATATGGGTTACTCCAAGTATTTCATTAATTGTTTTTATATTATTTGGATATATTATCAGCATTATTTATGGAGATATTTTAAAAATATTTATTCCAATTTAA
- a CDS encoding zinc ribbon domain-containing protein, whose amino-acid sequence MEVRKTVRVKVVGDNGNLWNLLNSWNIAKYRYRRNIEFDLPSTLKASMKLFDCFEVSHLTFCETGFNIDFENNEVKLTSIEKYKRTPIKIAEENIEYLKKEINNGAKATMLRALPPSYKKGKHRRREIIKNGHWELHITLKKNIELLTKEEFKKFQRISIVGVDLNSKHGVAYSLWIWNKSNNSIKSMKFAFVKPKIKSHQFQEIVKWKLQENHGISVKYNELFQRINARIQRQNKDWIEKTSKKLIDIALESIKQYNCEIAIISFEDLKDYEAGNNSKKINKKNTEWLRGKIIQRTFEKSLWNYSTKILTYLPTYNKNQRNLKQILVDSYKTSRICSRCESYGKIKGKEFFCSKCGLINNKHINASKNIAKRTIEILRKI is encoded by the coding sequence ATGGAGGTAAGAAAAACAGTAAGAGTCAAGGTAGTTGGGGATAATGGAAATCTTTGGAATTTGCTGAATTCATGGAATATTGCAAAGTATAGATATAGAAGAAATATAGAATTTGATTTACCATCAACATTAAAAGCTTCAATGAAGCTATTTGATTGCTTTGAAGTTTCTCATTTGACATTTTGCGAAACTGGTTTCAATATAGACTTTGAAAACAATGAAGTAAAACTAACAAGTATTGAGAAATACAAAAGAACTCCGATAAAAATTGCTGAAGAAAATATAGAGTATCTTAAAAAAGAAATTAATAATGGAGCTAAAGCAACAATGCTTAGAGCTTTGCCACCATCTTATAAAAAAGGTAAGCATAGAAGAAGAGAAATAATCAAAAATGGACATTGGGAACTACATATAACTTTGAAGAAAAACATTGAACTATTAACTAAAGAAGAATTTAAAAAATTTCAAAGAATTTCTATTGTTGGAGTAGATTTAAATTCAAAACATGGCGTAGCTTATTCTTTATGGATATGGAATAAAAGCAATAATTCAATAAAATCAATGAAGTTTGCTTTTGTTAAACCAAAAATAAAAAGTCATCAATTCCAAGAAATTGTAAAATGGAAGCTACAAGAAAATCATGGAATTTCAGTAAAATACAATGAATTATTCCAAAGAATAAATGCAAGGATTCAAAGACAGAATAAAGATTGGATAGAGAAAACTTCTAAGAAACTTATTGATATTGCATTAGAAAGCATTAAACAATATAATTGTGAAATTGCAATAATTTCATTTGAAGATTTAAAAGACTATGAAGCTGGAAATAATAGCAAAAAGATAAATAAAAAGAATACAGAATGGCTTAGAGGTAAGATTATCCAAAGAACATTTGAAAAAAGTCTATGGAATTATTCTACAAAAATCTTAACATATTTGCCGACATACAATAAAAATCAAAGAAATCTAAAACAAATATTAGTAGATTCTTATAAAACTTCAAGAATATGTAGTAGATGTGAAAGCTATGGAAAAATTAAAGGAAAAGAATTCTTTTGTAGCAAATGCGGATTGATAAATAATAAACATATAAATGCTTCCAAGAATATTGCAAAAAGAACTATTGAAATTCTTAGAAAAATATAA
- a CDS encoding winged helix-turn-helix domain-containing protein, translated as MYNLNTLSLNYEIDEESFTGIIITQCILIKQMKEDESFTKVCIFKDGFAYYSNIELIKIMEIKVEESIAFHNYKLRSKNELKHNNFPFKDFYWLSTINHKSFRKRKRSKLEISAEIIEYLQSDFLDLNEIAFYSGLNYKTAKKYIEFLLMNELIDSIVIKGKIYYKASSKGIQFIKYFKEINKLFNYKNN; from the coding sequence ATGTACAACTTAAATACACTTAGCTTAAATTATGAAATTGATGAAGAAAGTTTTACAGGAATAATTATTACTCAATGTATTTTAATTAAACAAATGAAAGAAGATGAAAGCTTTACTAAAGTTTGCATTTTTAAAGATGGTTTTGCATATTATAGTAATATAGAATTAATAAAGATTATGGAAATTAAAGTTGAAGAAAGCATAGCTTTCCATAATTATAAATTAAGATCAAAAAACGAATTAAAACATAATAATTTTCCTTTTAAAGATTTTTATTGGTTATCAACTATTAATCATAAATCATTTAGAAAACGTAAAAGATCAAAATTAGAAATAAGTGCAGAGATAATAGAATATTTGCAATCAGATTTTCTTGATCTTAATGAAATTGCTTTTTATAGTGGATTAAATTATAAAACAGCTAAAAAATATATTGAATTTTTACTTATGAATGAACTTATTGATAGCATAGTTATTAAAGGAAAAATATATTATAAAGCATCATCAAAAGGAATTCAATTTATTAAATATTTTAAAGAAATTAATAAATTATTTAATTATAAAAATAATTAA
- the carA gene encoding glutamine-hydrolyzing carbamoyl-phosphate synthase small subunit: MLELKNCAQEKENDDARKAILVLEDGSVFLGKGFGAIKKVSGEVVFSTSMVGYPESLTDPSYYGQILVFTYPLIGNYGVPPYHTKFGIPIYFESIGIKVRGLIIQNLCTKPFHYLSNKTLDEWLKDEGIPGIYGIDTRKLTKKLREKGTMLGILETYEDNEPNIENLLKEAKNIPDPNKEDLVSKVTIKEPIYYNFDGEKKIVLIDCGVKCGILRSLFKYKVNIIRVPYNFSAKEIMEYNPHGVLISNGPGDPKKCEKTIETVKEIANENIPIMGICLGNQILALALGGNTYKLKYGHRSQNQPVYEINTNRCYITTQNHGYAVDQKSLKETDLDIWFINANDKTIEGLKHKNKKIFSIQWHPEASPGPYDTEFLFEIFLKMLR; this comes from the coding sequence ATTCTGGAGTTAAAAAATTGCGCTCAGGAAAAAGAAAATGACGATGCTAGAAAAGCAATTCTTGTTTTAGAAGACGGCTCGGTCTTTTTAGGCAAAGGTTTTGGAGCTATAAAGAAAGTTTCAGGAGAAGTCGTTTTTTCAACATCAATGGTTGGCTATCCTGAATCATTAACAGACCCATCCTATTATGGACAAATTTTAGTATTTACATACCCACTAATTGGAAATTATGGCGTGCCTCCATACCATACCAAATTTGGTATTCCAATATACTTTGAATCAATTGGTATAAAAGTAAGGGGTCTTATTATTCAAAACTTATGCACAAAACCATTTCATTATCTTTCAAATAAAACACTTGATGAATGGCTTAAAGACGAAGGTATTCCTGGTATTTATGGAATAGATACTAGAAAATTAACTAAAAAACTTAGAGAAAAAGGGACAATGCTTGGTATTTTAGAAACTTATGAAGATAATGAACCGAATATTGAAAATCTTTTGAAAGAGGCAAAAAATATTCCTGATCCTAATAAAGAAGATCTAGTTAGTAAAGTGACTATAAAGGAACCAATATATTATAATTTTGATGGAGAGAAGAAAATAGTATTAATAGATTGTGGTGTAAAGTGTGGAATATTAAGAAGTTTATTTAAATATAAAGTCAATATCATACGTGTGCCATACAATTTTTCAGCAAAAGAAATAATGGAATATAATCCACATGGGGTTCTTATAAGCAATGGTCCAGGTGATCCAAAGAAATGTGAAAAAACTATTGAAACAGTAAAAGAAATAGCTAATGAAAATATTCCAATAATGGGAATATGTCTTGGAAATCAAATATTAGCTTTAGCTCTAGGTGGAAATACTTATAAATTGAAGTATGGACATCGTTCTCAAAATCAACCAGTATATGAAATTAATACGAATAGATGCTATATAACAACTCAAAATCATGGATATGCTGTTGATCAAAAATCTTTAAAAGAGACAGATTTGGATATATGGTTTATAAATGCTAATGATAAAACAATTGAAGGATTAAAACACAAGAATAAAAAAATATTTTCTATACAATGGCATCCAGAAGCTTCTCCTGGACCATATGATACAGAATTTCTTTTTGAAATATTCTTAAAAATGTTAAGGTGA
- a CDS encoding sugar phosphate nucleotidyltransferase, with protein MKAVILAAGKGTRLLPITETIPKGMLEIAPGKTIIDLIISNLEEIGIKEIIIVTRPKFSHLFNERYGVRVKIVETEYEEFGNLHSLETVFKQLDIEDDEVLVIMSDHIFEVKMLRKLIERKKRGKLITICVDKNPPWYTVQEGLKIRLDESKVIDLGKDVPPYHGTDTGLFIFSKEIQPFIQEVINEYGPNAEIITLLKRAKDLDLIGYVDVTGCTWIDIDTPQDLEKAKELYWEILRKNLIKPTDGPISKYINRPISTRVSLYLYKKGVKISPNSVTILTFLLGLISTFILAQGKYVIGGLMVFIISILDGVDGELARLKNETTAFGSFLDSVLDRYIDLMIILSLVYSFGWIKWIKGWFEILVLILASAGVFMHSYIVHVAKFRGLDVSMLEKAFPFASRDVRLFIVTLFCLVSLPLISLILLAILPLIYTILALLLLKEENVQLTEKITSKIRLPSVTSISYEYKITEKNKILSDIKNNINILFLNIIKLMISLFIINLLHYFDEIILLEFGGNLLTTTILLNLANMIVIIIFGYRILLALNFFMSIISDYIVKRFEITLEAYRRLALNFIYLFVIALIWIGVLPAIKSLAGIGEVIGNITVMILLAALSFIAYDIVRIFYRSLMGIWNKLVEKILKFFEKILIHHE; from the coding sequence ATGAAAGCTGTCATTTTAGCTGCAGGTAAAGGTACAAGACTTCTTCCAATAACAGAAACAATACCGAAGGGCATGTTAGAAATTGCTCCAGGAAAAACTATAATTGATTTAATCATAAGTAATTTAGAAGAAATTGGTATTAAAGAAATAATAATTGTAACAAGGCCAAAATTCTCACATTTATTTAATGAAAGATATGGTGTAAGAGTAAAAATAGTCGAAACAGAATATGAAGAATTTGGAAATCTTCATTCCTTAGAAACAGTTTTCAAGCAATTAGATATTGAAGATGATGAAGTATTGGTAATAATGTCAGATCATATATTTGAAGTAAAAATGCTTAGGAAATTGATTGAGAGAAAGAAAAGGGGCAAACTTATTACAATTTGTGTTGATAAAAATCCTCCATGGTATACTGTTCAAGAAGGATTAAAAATAAGATTAGATGAAAGCAAAGTAATAGATTTAGGAAAAGATGTGCCACCTTATCATGGAACAGATACAGGCTTATTTATATTTTCAAAAGAAATACAACCTTTTATTCAAGAAGTTATAAATGAATATGGACCTAATGCAGAGATAATCACTCTTTTAAAAAGAGCAAAAGATTTAGATTTAATAGGATATGTAGATGTAACTGGTTGTACATGGATTGATATAGATACTCCTCAAGATTTGGAAAAAGCAAAAGAATTATATTGGGAAATATTAAGAAAAAATTTAATTAAGCCAACAGACGGCCCAATATCAAAATATATAAATAGACCTATATCAACTAGAGTCTCTTTATATCTTTATAAAAAAGGAGTTAAAATTAGTCCTAATTCTGTTACTATATTAACTTTTTTACTTGGGCTTATTTCAACTTTTATTTTAGCTCAAGGTAAGTATGTAATAGGCGGTTTAATGGTTTTTATTATCTCAATATTAGATGGAGTAGATGGAGAATTAGCAAGATTAAAAAATGAAACTACGGCATTTGGCAGCTTCTTAGATTCTGTACTTGATAGATATATTGACCTTATGATTATACTCTCATTAGTATACTCTTTTGGATGGATAAAATGGATAAAGGGGTGGTTCGAAATACTAGTACTTATTTTAGCATCAGCTGGAGTTTTTATGCATAGTTACATAGTTCATGTAGCTAAGTTTAGGGGGTTAGATGTATCTATGCTAGAAAAAGCATTTCCTTTTGCTTCAAGAGATGTTAGACTTTTTATAGTTACTCTATTTTGCTTAGTATCTCTCCCTCTTATATCATTAATTTTACTCGCTATTTTACCTTTAATTTATACGATTCTTGCATTATTACTATTAAAAGAAGAAAATGTTCAATTAACTGAAAAGATAACTTCAAAGATTAGATTACCAAGTGTAACATCGATCTCATATGAGTATAAAATCACTGAGAAAAATAAAATTTTATCAGATATAAAAAATAATATAAATATTCTATTTTTAAATATCATTAAATTAATGATAAGCCTATTTATTATAAATTTGCTTCATTATTTTGATGAAATAATATTACTTGAATTTGGAGGTAATTTATTAACCACTACCATATTACTAAATTTAGCCAATATGATAGTAATTATCATATTTGGTTATAGGATACTTCTAGCTTTAAATTTCTTTATGAGTATTATATCTGATTATATTGTTAAAAGATTTGAGATCACATTAGAAGCGTATAGAAGATTGGCTCTTAATTTTATTTACTTATTTGTAATAGCATTAATATGGATCGGGGTACTTCCAGCAATAAAAAGCTTAGCTGGAATAGGAGAGGTAATCGGCAATATAACTGTTATGATATTATTAGCAGCGTTATCATTTATAGCTTATGATATTGTAAGAATATTTTACAGAAGCTTAATGGGGATATGGAATAAGTTAGTTGAGAAAATATTAAAGTTTTTTGAAAAAATATTAATTCATCATGAATGA